Proteins from a single region of Chrysemys picta bellii isolate R12L10 chromosome 9, ASM1138683v2, whole genome shotgun sequence:
- the TRMT12 gene encoding tRNA wybutosine-synthesizing protein 2 homolog isoform X2, whose product MDAKNLNSGPISVLITESQFAQRFREYLERERVLDVCHRVQKLLDGTVALPVLGEKLTEQHLQELRESLPPETTCTLTWVQNPIPSKAARVQSPARKLCRELQHLVSASGGTWSDKLEGDLPRSWQRHGDLILLSEDSFRAAMWKELGPELWETVASALGARRVAKRGRISPDGVRSPTVTLLLGQDGWVEHVDNGIRYTFDVTRCMFSPGNITEKLRVASLPCAGEVLVDLYAGIGYFTVPYLVHAGAAFVHACEWNPHAVEALRKNLELNGVQDRCQIHQGDNRQLELRDVANRVNLGLLPNSEEGWPIACKLLRKGTGGILHIHQNVESFPAKAHLHSGHLEELQLQQCPEQAVSNRQEDKMGQRNHRSPKDADIMDPGRETQAVATRAEWQRWAETTGTRIRVLLQQLHGKPWRTNILHIEPVKSYAPHVYHIVLDLECRPLS is encoded by the exons GGAGtatttggagagagagagggttCTGGATGTCTGCCATCGTGTGCAAAAGCTGCTGGATGGCACAGTGGCATTGCCTGTGCTGGGAGAGAAACTCACTGAGCAGCACCTGCAGGAGCTGCGGGAGAGCCTGCCCCCTGAGACGACATGCACTCTGACGTGGGTTCAG AACCCCATTCCCTCAAAGGCAGCACGAGTCCAGTCGCCTGCCCGGAAGctgtgcagggagctgcagcaTTTAGTGTCAGCCTCTGGGGGCACGTGGTCAGATAAGCTGGAGGGCGATCTCCCTCGTTCCTGGCAGCGGCACGGAGACCTCATCCTGCTGAGCGAGGACAGCTTCAGGGCTGCGATGTGGAAGGAACTGG GACCAGAGCTCTGGGAAACAGTTGCTTCTGCTCTGGGCGCCCGACGCGTAGCCAAACGAGGGCGAATATCACCGGATGGAGTACGATCCCCGACAGTGACCCTGTTGCTGGGGCAGGATGGCTGGGTGGAGCATGTGGACAATGGAATCAG ATACACGTTCGATGTGACCAGGTGCATGTTCTCTCCTGGAAACATCACAGAGAAGCTGCGGGTGGCGTCGCTGCCATGTGCCGGGGAAGTGCTAGTGGATCTCTATGCAG GGATTGGCTATTTCACGGTGCCGTACCTGGTTCACGCTGGTGCTGCCTTTGTCCATGCCTGTGAGTGGAACCCCCATGCTGTGGAGGCCCTGAGAAAGAACCTGGAGCTGAATGGCGTGCAGGATCGGTGTCAGATCCACCAAGGGGATAACAGGCAG CTGGAGTTGCGGGACGTGGCCAATAGGGTGAATCTGGGGCTGCTCCCCAACTCGGAGGAGGGCTGGCCTATTGCCTGCAAGCTTTTGCGGAAGGGCACAGGGGGCATTCTGCACATCCACCAGAACGTGGAGTCCTTCCCAGCAAAGGCTCATTTGCATAGTGGCCACTTGGAGGAGCTGCAGCTACAGCAATGTCCAGAGCAAGCCGTATCCAACAGGCAGGAGGACAAAATGGGCCAAAGGAACCACAGGAGCCCAAAGGATGCTGACATCATGGATCCTGGGAGGGAGACCCAGGCAGTTGCGACCAGGGCCGAGTGGCAGAGGTGGGCAGAGACCACGGGAACGCGGATCAGGGTTCTGCTTCAGCAGCTACATGGGAAGCCTTGGAGGACAAACATTCTGCACATTGAGCCAGTGAAATCCTACGCCCCCCATGTGTATCACATAGTTCTGGATCTGGAGTGCCGCCCCCTCTCTTAG
- the TRMT12 gene encoding tRNA wybutosine-synthesizing protein 2 homolog isoform X1, protein MFSSLLGSGKMDAKNLNSGPISVLITESQFAQRFREYLERERVLDVCHRVQKLLDGTVALPVLGEKLTEQHLQELRESLPPETTCTLTWVQNPIPSKAARVQSPARKLCRELQHLVSASGGTWSDKLEGDLPRSWQRHGDLILLSEDSFRAAMWKELGPELWETVASALGARRVAKRGRISPDGVRSPTVTLLLGQDGWVEHVDNGIRYTFDVTRCMFSPGNITEKLRVASLPCAGEVLVDLYAGIGYFTVPYLVHAGAAFVHACEWNPHAVEALRKNLELNGVQDRCQIHQGDNRQLELRDVANRVNLGLLPNSEEGWPIACKLLRKGTGGILHIHQNVESFPAKAHLHSGHLEELQLQQCPEQAVSNRQEDKMGQRNHRSPKDADIMDPGRETQAVATRAEWQRWAETTGTRIRVLLQQLHGKPWRTNILHIEPVKSYAPHVYHIVLDLECRPLS, encoded by the exons GGAGtatttggagagagagagggttCTGGATGTCTGCCATCGTGTGCAAAAGCTGCTGGATGGCACAGTGGCATTGCCTGTGCTGGGAGAGAAACTCACTGAGCAGCACCTGCAGGAGCTGCGGGAGAGCCTGCCCCCTGAGACGACATGCACTCTGACGTGGGTTCAG AACCCCATTCCCTCAAAGGCAGCACGAGTCCAGTCGCCTGCCCGGAAGctgtgcagggagctgcagcaTTTAGTGTCAGCCTCTGGGGGCACGTGGTCAGATAAGCTGGAGGGCGATCTCCCTCGTTCCTGGCAGCGGCACGGAGACCTCATCCTGCTGAGCGAGGACAGCTTCAGGGCTGCGATGTGGAAGGAACTGG GACCAGAGCTCTGGGAAACAGTTGCTTCTGCTCTGGGCGCCCGACGCGTAGCCAAACGAGGGCGAATATCACCGGATGGAGTACGATCCCCGACAGTGACCCTGTTGCTGGGGCAGGATGGCTGGGTGGAGCATGTGGACAATGGAATCAG ATACACGTTCGATGTGACCAGGTGCATGTTCTCTCCTGGAAACATCACAGAGAAGCTGCGGGTGGCGTCGCTGCCATGTGCCGGGGAAGTGCTAGTGGATCTCTATGCAG GGATTGGCTATTTCACGGTGCCGTACCTGGTTCACGCTGGTGCTGCCTTTGTCCATGCCTGTGAGTGGAACCCCCATGCTGTGGAGGCCCTGAGAAAGAACCTGGAGCTGAATGGCGTGCAGGATCGGTGTCAGATCCACCAAGGGGATAACAGGCAG CTGGAGTTGCGGGACGTGGCCAATAGGGTGAATCTGGGGCTGCTCCCCAACTCGGAGGAGGGCTGGCCTATTGCCTGCAAGCTTTTGCGGAAGGGCACAGGGGGCATTCTGCACATCCACCAGAACGTGGAGTCCTTCCCAGCAAAGGCTCATTTGCATAGTGGCCACTTGGAGGAGCTGCAGCTACAGCAATGTCCAGAGCAAGCCGTATCCAACAGGCAGGAGGACAAAATGGGCCAAAGGAACCACAGGAGCCCAAAGGATGCTGACATCATGGATCCTGGGAGGGAGACCCAGGCAGTTGCGACCAGGGCCGAGTGGCAGAGGTGGGCAGAGACCACGGGAACGCGGATCAGGGTTCTGCTTCAGCAGCTACATGGGAAGCCTTGGAGGACAAACATTCTGCACATTGAGCCAGTGAAATCCTACGCCCCCCATGTGTATCACATAGTTCTGGATCTGGAGTGCCGCCCCCTCTCTTAG